A region from the Equus asinus isolate D_3611 breed Donkey chromosome 3, EquAss-T2T_v2, whole genome shotgun sequence genome encodes:
- the SPINK2 gene encoding serine protease inhibitor Kazal-type 2 codes for MARTALRLVLLLLVGDLAGSSRSQPGQLAKYRRPNCNKYNLPACTRDFNPVCGSDMSTYPNECALCLKIKEGGHDIKIIRDEPC; via the exons ATGGCGCGCACGGCGCTGCGCTTGGTGCTGTTGCTCCTGGTCGGGGACTTGGCAG GCTCTTCACGTTCTCAACCTGGTCAACTTGCAAAATATAGAAGA cCAAACTGCAATAAGTATAACTTGCCAGCGTGTACCAGAGACTTTAACCCTGTGTGTGGAAGCGACATGTCCACTTACCCCAACGAGTGTGCTCTGTGCCTGAAAATCAA GGAAGGTGGTcatgatattaaaataattcGAGATGAACCATGCTGA